The window GGGGACACGTGACCCCTGTGGCCCCTGAGGCCCCTGTGGCCCCTGTGGCAGAGAGTCaagccttatcttatcttatcttatcttatcttatgttctacagacaggaagcagaacaTGTGACCgtgctcctcctctgacttcCAGTATGTTCAGCCTCTTGAGCTCATCAGTCAGCAGGTGAGACAGTAAAGCAGTGAAGTGGGTTTGTGTCACAGGAAGTCATGTGACTTTCTCTGCTGTCTTACCACCTGTGTTTCAGGTAACAGGTGTGACTGATCCACTTTCGGTTTCTCATCATTCCTGGAATGAATTCGTGACTCttgcagcagacagactgaaatatttcacctCGCTGTCTCGTGATGAAGACGTGCTCAGACTGTCAGACAGGTGACGGACGTCTATTGATTGAGGATTGTGGACTGATCGGTTCTGTGTTCCGTCCTCCAGTCACACCTTCAGGTGCAGCTCTTTTCTGATGGAGGTGTTGTGCTGCTTCAGGAGAAGACAAAGTTAAATTATTCTTTAATAACATACAAATAAATGAGTCAGCGAAAGGTCGGGGTGGAGGATTCAGGGGTGACGGAGCAGCAGAGTCTGGTTTGTCCTgtctgggctcctgtagaaacatggcggactctaAAGGGTTCAGATGGTTAAACACTCATTAAATGAGTCGCTTCACGACGgtctgctgcagatgtttcttCATCACGTCTTTGGATTTTCTCAGGAAGTCAGAcgtgaggaaaacacaaacaggtttCTGTGCGGCGTCTGACGGCTTCAGTCCTCTCGTCCGTCCACATTCCTCCTgataattattgtttttgtgacGCAGTCACGAGCTCTAACTGATTGATGGTGTCCGTGATCTGACGCCGTCGCCGTGGAGCAGCGACGTGGCCGACAGCCCCGCGGCCCCGACATCTTTCCCGGGCTTGGCGAACGGGAATACCTCCCTGGTCATTCGCgtcaggagacacggcatcgCCTTCTTCCCGCCCAGCAGGCGACCTTTGGCCTGGAAGGTGTAGGCCACTCTGTGCGAGAGGCGGGTCATCAGGCGGGTCAGCTCCAGGTCACGGTTTCCTTCTTCGTTCAACAACGAGCAGAAGGTCTGGAGGAAGACAGATCCGAGGGGGTGCATGAAGGCTCCGTAACCTGAGGGGAGGGGGCAGGATTAAACACAGGAAGCTGATCGGGTTCACAACAAACTGCTTTCAGAGCGTTCAACaccagacagacaagacagattTCAGCTTCTTATTTTCTACAATCAAAGTCACAGAGCCCAGGCCCAGGCCCAGGCCCAGGCCCAGGCCCAGGCCCAGGCCCAGGCCCAGGCCCAGGCCCAGGCCCAGgcccaggtccaggtccaggcccaggtccaggtccaggtccaggtccaggtccaggtccaggtccaggccCTTTGTAAACTGGCCAAAAGGCCAGTGACGCAGGTGTTTACCTGGCGGCGTGGCGTACATCACAGCTGTGTCCACGGGAACAGACAGATGCTGCAGGACGCTGCTCTTTGTGATGTCAGCGGCTGAGTCCACCTCCACGCCATCATCCAGAAGGTGTCCCCGACAcgcctgcagacacacacacagtgcaggacTTGAGCAAATGTAcgtggatgagtgtgtgtgtgtgtgtgtgtgtgtgtgtgtgtgtgtgtgtgtgtgtgtgtgtgtgtgtgtgtgtgtgtgtgtcccctgcTGACCTGTATTAGGAACACTTTGGCCTTCGTCTCCATGTATTCGTTGTCAAAACACGAGAAGATCCGGGACAGTAGGACAGGTTTCCCATCAGCTCCGAACACACAGCCGTCCTCCCCGTGAGACGACAGGACGGCCAGGAAACAGTCCTTCACAGGCCGCCGGCtctctgcaggacacacacacacacacacacacacacacacacacgcacacacgcgcacacacgcacgcgcacacacacacgcacgcgcgcgcacacacacacgcgcgcgcacacacgcgcgcgcacacacacacacactgagttaaTGACACCCTTCAGTCTTCATTAGTCACTGAGCAAATGGTACATACAGTTCAGCACGACAGgtgtgcaaacacacctgtTTGTTCCACAACCATTAAAGTGTTCAGGTGAGACGACAGTCAGTCTGAAGAGTGTTTGCTCACGAAGCCTCAGGCGCTGACAGCTCACGCTAACTCAGCTCATGCTAACACAGCTCAGCTCACGCTAACTCAGCTCATGCTAACACAGCTCAGCTCATGCTAACTCAGCTCATGCTAACACAGCTCAGCTCACGCTAACTCAGCTCATGCTAACACAGCTCAGCTCATGCTAACTCAGCTCATGCTAACACAGCTCAGCTCACGCTAACTCAGCTCATGCTAACACAGCTCAGCTCATGCTAACTCAGCTCATGCTAACACAGCTCATGCTAACACAGCTCATGCTAACTCAGCTCATGCTAACACAGCTCATGCTAACACTTCTTTACTCTGCAGtccttcagtttgtttcattttctgtcaaagatgtttgaaggTCACGAATCGATTACGTGGTCAATGAGTCAGTCGGTCGGTCAGTGTGTGACGGTTCCACAGTTTATGTTCGATAAGAGGCCATAAAACTGCATGAACTTTCCATTTGTTTGATGTGTCTGTCGTCTTATtccaaagacaaagacagaacgTCAGTGAAGACAAAAAGGTCCCAGAAACCTAAAACATGATGTGGACCAAAGGAGGAACCAGAGTCCAGGTTCACTGACGGGAGGGTTTAGAAGTCGTTGGGGAGGTTCTGCAGTGTTTTAGGAGTTTTGACGTCCTAAACAGGACAGAGGAATCTATGAGGACGTGTTAATGGTCATCGAGGAGGTTCTAGAGGTCCTTTAGAAGGTTCCAGGGGAGGTTTAGGAGGTTTTGAAGTCGATGAAGTTTGAGGTTATTTTATGAGTTTTGTGGCTGTTGAAAAGGTTTTATGGGTCTTTTAGGAGGTTTTATGGGTCTTTTAGGTcagcagagacagctgaaggacGTCCAGTGAGACGTCCTCTGCACACTGATGGTacttctgtgtatttgtgtgtacatgcagtacagcggcagtgtgtgtgtgtgtgtgtgtgtgtgtgtgtgtgtgtgtgtgtgtgtgtggacaggtaCCTTTCAGGAACAGCTCATAGATGTCGTTGCTGCTCAGGTCGATGTGGACGTCCACCTTGAAGCCCAGTTTGCTGAGGGTGCGGTGGAGGCTCTTGGTGTCCGCGTTGACTCCAGGTCTCCTCGTGAGATTCACGCCGTGATCAAAGTGAGAGACGGACAGCAGGACGGCCCTGTTTCTGTCCCTGCTGTCCATCAGTCCCGTCCTGTGAggcattcttcttcttcttcttgtgacTCTGCTGTTCGCTCTGTGGACGATCGAGCTGATGTCTCTCTGGATGCGTCTCAGTCTCTGCACACACTTACATACACACCTGGCACACCTGTCTTACCATATATGGGCTGTCACATGCAATCATGACAGACAGTGTTACGTAATGCTGTAGTTTTCCTGTGTGTTGGGAAACACACGTAACACCTGAGTCTGTCCGCCTCAGGTgtgttttctggaaaaaaacCTCAGGTGTGTTTTCCTGAACTCCATCAGACTGACAGGAAACTCCAGACATCGTTAAACACAGAATCCTTCTGCAGCCCTGAGCTCAAACCTGAGGAGACCTGCAGCCGCTTTGTTAACCCCACCTGAGCACCACCCTCAGCAGGCCCACGCAGGTCTGCACCTGCCAGCATTAATGTGTTCACGACAGAAATCCTTCAGTGCGTTTCCTTttggtgtgactgtgtgtgatcaTGCAGGTGCTTTGAAGCAGATTAACgagaatgaaaataattctAATTCATATTCTGAGg is drawn from Chaetodon trifascialis isolate fChaTrf1 chromosome 20, fChaTrf1.hap1, whole genome shotgun sequence and contains these coding sequences:
- the LOC139348941 gene encoding caspase-7-like; translation: MPHRTGLMDSRDRNRAVLLSVSHFDHGVNLTRRPGVNADTKSLHRTLSKLGFKVDVHIDLSSNDIYELFLKESRRPVKDCFLAVLSSHGEDGCVFGADGKPVLLSRIFSCFDNEYMETKAKVFLIQACRGHLLDDGVEVDSAADITKSSVLQHLSVPVDTAVMYATPPGYGAFMHPLGSVFLQTFCSLLNEEGNRDLELTRLMTRLSHRVAYTFQAKGRLLGGKKAMPCLLTRMTREVFPFAKPGKDVGAAGLSATSLLHGDGVRSRTPSIS